TATCGACAACCGCAGAGGCGACTGCTGAAATCCAAAGAATGGCAAGCGCAGTTACGGTAAGGTCGCCGTCGGTGTAGTTGATGACGAGATTCGCAAGAATTCGCAATACACCGGCCTCCTCGATCCCCTTGACCGCGATGAACAGGCCGATGAAGAAAAAAATGGTTATCCACTCGACGTTTCCGAAGGTCTTGTTTACTTCCTCTGACTGCTCCTCGGCATCGTTCTTCAAATTAGACAGGAGCAGCAACAGGGCTGCACCGAACATAGCGATCGTAGCAGGTTCAAGTCGAAGCGGGTGCGCCAGCACAAAACCCGAGATCACCAGCACAAGCACAAACATTGACTGCTTCAACAGTCTCACATCCGTTATCGCATCCTTTTCCTTGAATTTCATAATTCGCTCACGCGCGTCCGTGGTGGCTTGCATACTGCGCCCCCAGACCAGGTAAATAATTCCCATCGTGACAGCGAAGATAAAAGGAATGATGGGCGCGAGGTTGAGCAGAAAATCGTTGAACGACAGGCCAACGGCCGAGCCAATCATGATGTTAGGTGGATCACCGATCAGGGTAGCGGTGCCGCCAATATTCGACGCAAAAATCTCGGCAAATAGGAAAGGATACGGATTGATTTTGAGTTCATGGCAGATCAGGAGAGTAACCGGTGCAATCAACAGCACGGTTGTGACATTATCAAGCAGTGCGGAAAATATCGCTGTAACCAGCGAAAGCATGAACAATATACCCCAGGGGCTGGCGTTGACCTTCTTGGCCGACCAGACCGCAATAAACTGGAAGATACCGCTACCCCGGGTAATGGCGACGATTACCATCATTCCGGTCAGGAGCCCCAGTGTATTGAAATCGATACCCGAGATCGCGGTTTCCTGGTTCAGAACCCCGAGCGTTACCATCAGACCTGCACCTATCCCGGCTACGATCGCACGG
This portion of the Gammaproteobacteria bacterium genome encodes:
- a CDS encoding ArsB/NhaD family transporter; the encoded protein is MHGESELAAQVIFGWDPLWVSSILFVATYVLIVSEKINRAIVAGIGAGLMVTLGVLNQETAISGIDFNTLGLLTGMMVIVAITRGSGIFQFIAVWSAKKVNASPWGILFMLSLVTAIFSALLDNVTTVLLIAPVTLLICHELKINPYPFLFAEIFASNIGGTATLIGDPPNIMIGSAVGLSFNDFLLNLAPIIPFIFAVTMGIIYLVWGRSMQATTDARERIMKFKEKDAITDVRLLKQSMFVLVLVISGFVLAHPLRLEPATIAMFGAALLLLLSNLKNDAEEQSEEVNKTFGNVEWITIFFFIGLFIAVKGIEEAGVLRILANLVINYTDGDLTVTALAILWISAVASAVVDNIPFVATMIPVIKSMASPFGGAESLMPLWWSLALGACLGGNGSLVGASANLIVAGFAERAGHRIRFLPFMLMAFPMMLLSIGIASFYVYFRYL